A genomic stretch from Acidobacteriota bacterium includes:
- a CDS encoding DUF3224 domain-containing protein: MTTAKGDFEVKLAPQDDKAIDSPLGRMTIDKQFHGDLEAASKGQMLSAMTAVRGSGVYVAIEKVTGTLQGRKGSFLLHHTGLMTRGAPQLTVTVVPDSGTEELEGLTGKMTILIADGKHSYEFEYSINKMP, translated from the coding sequence ATGACCACTGCGAAGGGAGATTTTGAAGTCAAACTGGCTCCGCAGGACGACAAAGCCATTGATTCGCCGCTGGGCAGAATGACGATTGACAAACAGTTTCACGGCGATTTGGAAGCTGCCAGCAAAGGCCAAATGCTGTCGGCGATGACTGCTGTCCGAGGGTCGGGTGTGTATGTCGCCATCGAAAAGGTCACCGGCACCTTGCAGGGGCGCAAAGGCAGTTTTCTTTTGCATCACACCGGATTGATGACGCGCGGCGCTCCCCAACTGACCGTCACGGTTGTGCCGGATTCCGGGACTGAGGAATTGGAAGGCTTGACGGGCAAAATGACGATCCTCATTGCCGACGGCAAACATTCCTACGAGTTTGAATACTCGATCAACAAGATGCCTTGA
- a CDS encoding helix-hairpin-helix domain-containing protein, whose product MVSYGLKAKEEELKLILEYVVKNYPADDVPRINVNKAEAIDLESALSLKRSQAAAIIKYREEHGAFKSIEDLKKVPGIDVDKIEAKKDRLIF is encoded by the coding sequence ATGGTTTCCTATGGCCTGAAAGCCAAAGAGGAAGAACTCAAGTTAATTCTGGAATATGTGGTCAAGAATTACCCGGCGGACGATGTTCCCAGGATCAACGTGAACAAGGCAGAAGCCATTGATCTGGAAAGCGCCCTGTCACTGAAACGTTCGCAGGCCGCTGCGATCATCAAATACCGCGAAGAACATGGCGCTTTCAAATCCATCGAAGATTTGAAGAAAGTTCCCGGCATTGACGTAGACAAGATCGAAGCCAAAAAAGATCGGCTGATTTTTTAG
- a CDS encoding PQQ-binding-like beta-propeller repeat protein, protein MDGGDIERTGWQKNESILSTTSVKNMKLLWKTKLDNQPRQMHNLLPALIASNVTTASGPKQLVLVTGVTDNLYALDAETGAIVWKHHFQSEWNPPGDGGRGAGILCPGGITATPVIGPGDAPGKYIVYAAAWDGTLRRMDLATGNEIKPPSKFMPPNGKPYALNLRNNVIYVHTAQGCGGNPNMVYLYDLATDKVGSWGPAGGGMWGRTGGAIDSKGVMYTGTGDGRWDPENGIYGNGIIGIQQDPKTKAAKLVDYYGPSNAEWLWKRDLDMQVTCAIFKYKGKELMVDAGKECVMYLMDTDSIGGDDHRTPLYRTPLYCNEEVNFASAGVWGSLATWEDSKGTRWVLSPFWGPKHSKFTAPVQYGPVKMGAIVAFKVEDKAGKYTLTPAWISRDMNRAEPPIIANGVVFAYGSGEDTDQAKYDIGLAYNHDARNRIAGSTKAVLYALDALTGKELWNSGDTIASWNHWSGLSVANGRVYISTFDGYQYCFGIAGTAAQSASNQKGGR, encoded by the coding sequence ATGGATGGCGGCGACATTGAACGCACCGGCTGGCAGAAAAATGAATCCATCCTTTCCACAACCAGCGTCAAAAACATGAAGTTGTTGTGGAAAACCAAGCTTGATAACCAGCCTCGGCAGATGCACAACCTGCTGCCTGCGCTGATTGCCAGCAACGTAACCACTGCCAGCGGGCCAAAACAACTGGTGCTGGTGACGGGGGTCACAGACAATTTGTATGCGCTTGATGCCGAAACGGGCGCGATTGTGTGGAAACACCATTTTCAATCCGAATGGAATCCTCCTGGCGATGGTGGACGCGGCGCGGGCATTTTGTGTCCTGGCGGCATCACTGCCACACCGGTGATCGGCCCGGGCGATGCTCCTGGCAAATACATTGTGTATGCGGCCGCTTGGGATGGAACCTTGCGCCGAATGGATTTGGCGACGGGCAACGAAATCAAACCGCCTTCTAAATTTATGCCTCCGAACGGCAAACCCTATGCGCTAAACCTTCGCAACAACGTGATTTACGTTCACACAGCACAAGGATGCGGCGGCAATCCAAATATGGTTTACCTGTACGATTTGGCCACAGACAAAGTCGGGTCATGGGGACCCGCGGGTGGAGGCATGTGGGGTCGCACCGGCGGAGCCATTGATTCCAAAGGCGTCATGTACACGGGCACGGGCGATGGTCGCTGGGACCCGGAAAATGGGATTTACGGCAACGGCATCATCGGCATTCAGCAGGACCCGAAAACCAAAGCCGCCAAGCTGGTGGATTATTACGGCCCGTCGAACGCCGAATGGTTGTGGAAACGCGATCTGGACATGCAGGTCACCTGCGCGATTTTCAAGTACAAAGGCAAAGAGTTGATGGTGGACGCGGGCAAGGAATGCGTGATGTATTTGATGGACACGGATTCCATTGGCGGCGACGACCATCGAACCCCGCTGTATCGCACGCCGCTGTATTGCAATGAAGAAGTCAATTTTGCCTCCGCCGGAGTTTGGGGTTCGCTGGCGACTTGGGAAGACAGCAAAGGCACGCGCTGGGTGTTGTCGCCGTTCTGGGGGCCGAAACATTCCAAATTCACTGCGCCGGTTCAATACGGCCCGGTCAAAATGGGCGCGATTGTCGCCTTCAAGGTGGAAGACAAAGCGGGCAAATACACGCTGACGCCGGCCTGGATTTCGCGCGATATGAATCGCGCCGAACCTCCAATCATCGCCAACGGCGTCGTGTTCGCATACGGCAGCGGCGAAGACACCGATCAAGCCAAATACGACATCGGCCTTGCGTATAACCACGACGCACGGAACCGCATCGCCGGTTCAACGAAAGCGGTTTTGTACGCGCTGGACGCGCTAACTGGCAAAGAGCTTTGGAACAGCGGCGACACCATCGCTTCGTGGAACCATTGGAGCGGACTTTCCGTCGCCAATGGTCGCGTGTATATCAGCACATTTGACGGGTACCAATACTGTTTCGGCATCGCGGGCACAGCCGCACAATCCGCTTCGAACCAGAAAGGAGGCCGATAA
- a CDS encoding DsbA family protein, which produces MPVIVQVFSDYVCPYCYLGEVVVRKAAVTTGAEIVWRAYLLRESVPPKFEPGGERMNASWNNFIYPMAERLGLTIRQPSHASLTRLAHEAAAWARTRHNFESFHQGLFNSFFREDRDIGDIAVLKEIAWQSGLNPAELEKALAERKMADDLDEDLLIARTYGVTMVPSFVIGGHLLAGVQDEAVLVRAIELAREGKLEAETKKLPHLPINISRN; this is translated from the coding sequence ATGCCTGTCATCGTCCAGGTGTTTTCCGATTACGTTTGCCCGTACTGTTATTTGGGAGAGGTTGTCGTCAGAAAGGCTGCCGTTACGACCGGAGCGGAAATTGTCTGGCGAGCGTATCTATTGCGCGAATCCGTGCCGCCGAAGTTTGAACCGGGCGGCGAGCGAATGAACGCAAGCTGGAACAATTTCATTTACCCGATGGCGGAACGGCTGGGCCTGACGATTCGACAACCATCGCACGCGTCGCTGACCCGGTTGGCGCACGAAGCTGCCGCCTGGGCCAGGACAAGACACAACTTTGAGTCGTTTCACCAGGGATTGTTCAACTCTTTTTTCCGCGAAGATCGGGACATTGGCGACATCGCCGTGTTGAAAGAAATTGCCTGGCAATCGGGGTTGAATCCCGCTGAGTTGGAAAAAGCGTTGGCGGAAAGAAAAATGGCCGACGATCTGGACGAAGATTTGTTGATCGCGCGGACTTACGGGGTCACGATGGTTCCCAGCTTTGTCATCGGCGGCCACTTGTTGGCGGGCGTGCAGGACGAAGCCGTGTTGGTTCGAGCCATCGAACTTGCGCGCGAAGGAAAGCTGGAAGCGGAAACGAAAAAGCTGCCGCATTTGCCAATCAACATCTCTCGGAATTGA
- a CDS encoding bifunctional 4-hydroxy-2-oxoglutarate aldolase/2-dehydro-3-deoxy-phosphogluconate aldolase: MHQTIKHIEAGRTIAILRGDFAGREEEIVAAMIGGGLTAVEVTLNSRDVMAAINRLAKRFGSEIAVGAGTVLTPNEVVRAADAGAQFIVSPNRDISVIEQTKKLGLVSLPGCFTPSEVVEAINAGADAAKLFPANALGPAFVKALRSPLPQIRMVPTGGVTAELAREYFIAGAWAIGAGSELIGKDWFSDSGLERLRQRTAAFVAAGRR, encoded by the coding sequence ATGCACCAAACCATCAAACACATTGAAGCAGGCCGAACCATTGCCATTTTGCGCGGAGATTTCGCCGGACGCGAAGAGGAAATCGTCGCCGCAATGATCGGAGGTGGCCTGACCGCCGTCGAAGTCACCCTGAATTCCCGCGACGTAATGGCGGCGATCAATCGTCTGGCAAAACGCTTCGGCTCCGAAATCGCCGTCGGTGCGGGAACCGTGCTGACGCCAAATGAAGTTGTGCGGGCAGCAGATGCCGGAGCGCAATTCATCGTTTCGCCCAACCGCGACATTTCGGTGATTGAGCAAACGAAAAAGCTTGGCTTGGTTTCTTTGCCCGGCTGTTTCACGCCTTCGGAAGTCGTCGAAGCAATCAATGCCGGAGCCGATGCCGCAAAACTCTTTCCGGCAAATGCGCTTGGCCCGGCCTTCGTGAAAGCTTTGCGCAGCCCGCTGCCGCAAATTCGCATGGTGCCGACCGGCGGCGTGACGGCTGAGCTGGCGCGCGAATACTTCATCGCCGGAGCCTGGGCCATTGGCGCTGGTTCGGAGCTGATCGGGAAAGATTGGTTTTCCGATAGTGGATTGGAACGCTTGCGCCAGCGCACCGCAGCGTTTGTAGCGGCAGGGAGACGCTAA
- a CDS encoding 2-dehydro-3-deoxygalactonokinase gives MAETELCAIYVDTGTTNSRVWLLHGDEILAKADAHIGVRDTAKDGSPARLRSTLRELIEKVRAEAAEAKPVCVAASGMITSSLGLAEVPHLVAPVGITELASAIQSHEFSDVTDLPVLLVPGVKSGQMPCDLATVAEADLMRGEETLCVGLAMMGLAETPATVLSLGSHWKAIRLDAQGRIAASVTSLSGELVYAAQTQTILASAVPHERLATVNFDWLEAGMRQQRRAGLARALFCVRLLEQSKQGSAEDRLSFLIGAFIAADLDALLRNEVLSDSVLLVGSGGLAAAWRHALAQVEIQSQVVTGEDSERALLAGLRNIISIALHH, from the coding sequence ATGGCTGAAACCGAACTGTGTGCGATTTACGTGGACACGGGCACGACCAATAGTCGTGTTTGGTTGCTGCATGGCGATGAAATTCTGGCCAAAGCCGATGCGCACATCGGCGTGCGCGATACGGCAAAAGATGGTTCGCCTGCGCGATTGCGCTCGACGCTGCGCGAACTGATCGAAAAGGTTCGTGCCGAAGCGGCAGAAGCCAAACCAGTTTGTGTGGCTGCCTCCGGCATGATTACTTCGTCGCTGGGACTGGCGGAGGTTCCTCATCTGGTTGCACCTGTCGGAATCACTGAACTGGCGTCGGCCATCCAATCTCACGAGTTTTCAGACGTTACTGACCTGCCCGTGTTGCTTGTTCCGGGTGTGAAATCCGGCCAGATGCCTTGCGACTTGGCGACGGTCGCCGAAGCGGATTTGATGCGCGGCGAAGAAACACTTTGCGTTGGATTGGCGATGATGGGATTGGCGGAAACTCCCGCGACGGTATTGAGTTTGGGGTCGCACTGGAAAGCAATCAGGCTTGATGCGCAAGGGCGCATTGCCGCCAGCGTTACCTCGCTTTCGGGCGAATTGGTTTATGCTGCGCAAACCCAAACGATTCTGGCCAGCGCAGTTCCGCACGAACGGTTGGCAACGGTGAATTTCGACTGGTTGGAAGCCGGAATGCGCCAGCAACGTCGCGCCGGATTGGCTCGCGCGTTGTTTTGCGTGCGGTTGCTGGAACAATCGAAACAGGGAAGCGCCGAAGACCGTCTGAGTTTTCTGATTGGAGCTTTTATTGCCGCCGACCTCGATGCGCTGCTGCGAAATGAAGTGTTATCTGATTCAGTTTTGCTGGTTGGCAGCGGCGGATTGGCCGCGGCGTGGCGGCATGCACTGGCGCAAGTGGAAATCCAGTCACAAGTTGTCACAGGCGAAGACAGCGAACGCGCACTGTTGGCCGGGCTTCGCAATATCATTTCAATCGCTCTGCATCACTAA
- a CDS encoding DUF1549 domain-containing protein: MNLKLIVIATFVLSVVAVILFQPIIQAEQAAQPATRRIDFNRDIHPILSDKCFACHGPDATAKKIKLRLDSEASATADLGRGRRAIVPGDVEKSLLVQRITHKDEMMRMPPVDSGRKLTQAEIDLLTEWIRQGAHWQQHWSFVTPTRPVLPKIKNTAWPKNAIDYFVLARIEADGLQPSPEADRATLLRRVSFDLTGLPPTTKELDEFLNDDSPNAYEKVVDRLLASPRYGERMAVRWLDAARYADTNGYQIDGDRSAWRWRDWVIEAFNANKPFDEFVVEQLAGDLLPKASSPEVTLDQRIATAFNRNHRINAEGGIVPEEYRIEYVVDRVDTTSTVFMGLTFGCARCHNHKFDPLTQKEFYQLSAYFNSIDEDGHSFDWGNSPPVMAAPTRQQQAELAKFDQQIATAEYEYNRLAKKAAGKERDWEKTFVVPPSGGRDSIRSKRRAGTNLPSKDGTTNWFPKEKLIVRIPFDEQQAPVFIPSDRAYHNQEDIKKKDKIGEPGGFKEGQPRFVASPLGQGTAFDGKLYFDGGLNADYRYKTTSSDYRERFTIAAWVYPGTESAGSIVTKVSDAPAEVENGVPRAEGYGLYFLNGKLHFNMVFRWGEDAMRVETAEPLPLRQWHHVAVVFDGLKQWEDRLKIFVNGREVKLKWTQRNFYLLFGNSRNPLRIGAGGGPQFRFNGALDEVRMYSRALDANEISALACADSLETIAAIPADKRTQAQAWKLRGAFLASVAPDPLKLAYSKLAELREQRQKFVDDLPPLMVMQEMPQPRPAYVLKRGAYDAPGEQVQRAVPAVLPPMQPGLPNNRLGLARWLVSKEHPLTARVAVNRFWQMLFGVGLVKTSEDFGAQGEPPSHPELLDWLAVAFRDGMMKSEGGMMNKENAANNLHQSSFSIHPSQAWDVKALLKTIVMSATYRQSSKLNPTNPQSAIRNPQLSDPENRLLSRGPRFRLSAEMIRDQALFVSGLLVEKLGGPSVKPYQPDGLYKDMAFSGLTGYNTDKGEGLWRRSLYTFWKRTVLSPTMQVFDASAREFCTVHDTRTNTPLQSLDLMNDVTYIEAARMLAERMLNEGGSTPEQRLAWAFRVVASRHPSEAEINALTRNLNSQLDYFAHNPQEAKKLLSVGEKRNNDKLNRTELAAYATTASLLLNLDEVITKQ, from the coding sequence ATGAACCTGAAGCTTATAGTTATTGCCACATTCGTTCTGTCGGTTGTTGCCGTCATTTTGTTTCAACCCATTATCCAGGCTGAACAAGCAGCGCAACCGGCAACTCGCCGCATAGATTTCAACCGCGACATTCACCCGATTCTTTCCGACAAATGTTTTGCCTGCCACGGGCCCGACGCCACCGCCAAGAAAATCAAATTGCGATTGGATTCCGAAGCCTCTGCGACCGCCGATTTGGGCAGAGGCCGCCGCGCCATCGTTCCCGGCGATGTGGAAAAAAGCCTGCTGGTGCAGCGCATCACCCACAAAGACGAAATGATGCGCATGCCGCCTGTGGATTCCGGGCGTAAGCTTACACAAGCGGAAATTGACTTGCTGACTGAATGGATTCGCCAGGGCGCGCACTGGCAGCAGCATTGGTCGTTTGTCACGCCGACTCGCCCGGTGCTGCCAAAAATCAAAAATACCGCGTGGCCGAAAAACGCGATTGATTATTTCGTGCTCGCACGGATCGAAGCCGATGGCTTGCAACCTTCGCCCGAAGCCGACCGAGCTACCTTATTGCGTCGCGTTTCTTTTGATTTGACAGGGCTGCCGCCGACAACAAAAGAGCTGGACGAGTTTCTGAATGATGATTCGCCGAACGCGTATGAAAAGGTCGTGGATCGGCTGTTGGCTTCACCGCGGTACGGCGAACGAATGGCAGTTCGCTGGCTGGATGCTGCGCGGTATGCCGACACGAACGGTTACCAGATTGACGGCGACCGTTCGGCCTGGCGCTGGCGCGATTGGGTGATCGAAGCCTTCAACGCCAACAAACCCTTTGATGAATTTGTCGTTGAACAACTGGCCGGAGATTTGTTGCCGAAAGCTTCCAGCCCGGAAGTGACGCTGGATCAACGCATCGCGACGGCGTTCAACCGCAACCATCGCATCAACGCCGAAGGCGGCATCGTGCCGGAAGAGTATCGGATTGAATACGTCGTTGATCGTGTGGATACGACCTCGACGGTGTTTATGGGGCTGACGTTTGGCTGCGCGCGTTGCCACAACCACAAATTCGATCCGCTGACGCAAAAAGAGTTTTATCAACTGTCGGCGTATTTCAACAGTATTGACGAAGACGGGCATTCGTTCGATTGGGGCAATTCGCCGCCGGTAATGGCTGCGCCGACGCGCCAGCAGCAGGCGGAACTGGCGAAGTTCGATCAACAGATCGCAACGGCTGAATACGAGTACAACCGGCTGGCAAAGAAAGCCGCAGGCAAAGAGCGCGACTGGGAAAAAACGTTCGTAGTTCCGCCTTCAGGAGGCAGGGATTCGATTCGCTCGAAACGGCGTGCTGGCACAAACCTTCCGTCTAAAGACGGTACTACGAACTGGTTTCCCAAAGAAAAGTTGATTGTGCGGATTCCGTTCGACGAACAGCAAGCGCCTGTCTTCATCCCTTCTGATCGCGCATACCACAACCAGGAAGACATCAAAAAGAAAGACAAAATTGGCGAACCCGGCGGATTCAAAGAGGGCCAGCCGCGTTTTGTCGCTTCGCCATTGGGGCAGGGAACCGCCTTTGACGGCAAGCTGTATTTCGACGGCGGGTTGAATGCCGATTACCGTTACAAAACCACGTCCAGCGATTACCGCGAACGTTTCACCATTGCGGCGTGGGTGTATCCCGGAACGGAATCGGCGGGTTCCATCGTGACGAAAGTCAGCGATGCGCCTGCCGAAGTTGAAAACGGCGTCCCGCGCGCCGAAGGTTACGGCCTGTATTTCCTCAACGGAAAACTGCATTTCAATATGGTGTTTCGCTGGGGCGAAGACGCGATGCGCGTGGAAACCGCGGAGCCATTGCCGCTGCGGCAATGGCATCACGTCGCCGTTGTGTTTGACGGATTGAAGCAGTGGGAAGACCGGTTGAAGATTTTCGTGAATGGCCGGGAAGTGAAACTGAAATGGACACAGCGAAACTTTTATCTGCTGTTCGGAAATTCGCGCAACCCATTGCGGATCGGCGCTGGCGGAGGCCCGCAGTTTCGATTCAACGGCGCGCTGGACGAAGTGAGAATGTACAGCCGCGCGCTGGATGCCAACGAAATTTCCGCGTTGGCCTGCGCCGATTCGCTGGAAACCATCGCGGCAATTCCGGCGGACAAACGCACTCAGGCGCAGGCGTGGAAGCTTCGCGGTGCGTTTCTCGCTTCGGTTGCTCCCGATCCGTTGAAACTGGCGTACAGCAAACTGGCGGAGTTGCGAGAACAACGGCAGAAGTTCGTGGATGATTTGCCTCCGTTGATGGTGATGCAGGAAATGCCGCAACCGCGTCCGGCCTATGTTCTGAAGCGTGGAGCGTACGATGCTCCGGGCGAACAGGTGCAGCGTGCGGTTCCCGCCGTATTGCCACCGATGCAGCCCGGATTGCCGAACAATCGGCTGGGCTTGGCTCGATGGTTGGTCAGCAAGGAACATCCGCTGACCGCTCGCGTCGCGGTCAATCGGTTTTGGCAGATGCTGTTCGGCGTCGGCCTGGTCAAAACAAGCGAGGATTTCGGCGCGCAGGGCGAACCGCCTTCGCATCCGGAATTGCTGGATTGGCTGGCTGTCGCGTTCCGCGACGGAATGATGAAGTCTGAAGGCGGAATGATGAATAAAGAAAACGCTGCAAACAACCTGCATCAATCATCCTTCAGCATTCATCCTTCGCAGGCTTGGGATGTGAAGGCCTTGCTGAAAACCATTGTGATGAGCGCAACCTATCGGCAATCGTCCAAGCTAAACCCAACGAATCCGCAATCCGCAATCCGCAATCCGCAATTGAGCGATCCCGAAAATCGTTTGTTGTCGCGCGGCCCACGTTTCCGGTTGTCGGCGGAAATGATTCGCGATCAAGCCTTGTTCGTTTCCGGGTTGCTGGTGGAAAAACTCGGCGGGCCTTCGGTCAAACCGTACCAGCCGGACGGACTGTACAAAGACATGGCCTTTTCCGGGCTGACCGGCTACAACACAGACAAAGGCGAAGGCCTGTGGCGACGCAGTTTGTACACGTTTTGGAAACGCACGGTGCTGTCGCCGACGATGCAGGTGTTTGACGCTTCGGCGCGCGAATTTTGCACGGTGCACGACACGCGAACCAATACGCCGCTGCAATCGCTGGACTTGATGAACGATGTCACCTACATCGAAGCGGCACGAATGCTGGCCGAACGAATGCTGAACGAAGGCGGTTCGACGCCGGAACAGCGGTTGGCCTGGGCGTTTCGCGTTGTGGCGTCGCGGCATCCCAGCGAAGCGGAAATCAACGCCCTGACCCGAAACCTGAATTCGCAACTGGATTATTTCGCACACAATCCGCAGGAAGCCAAAAAGCTGTTATCGGTCGGCGAAAAGCGGAACAACGACAAATTGAACCGGACGGAGCTTGCGGCGTATGCCACGACAGCCAGTCTGTTGCTCAATCTGGATGAAGTCATCACCAAGCAGTAA
- a CDS encoding cyclase family protein, protein MIRKIFHLISLAALIACSIVASVKFAGSVDAQSRAQLSRSDVDRMMTELSNWGRWGKDDQLGAINLITPEKRKQAGALLKEGVPVSLARETNDTREADNPDPYQHVMRLTGVNNPGQFSVDTFSILFHGYQHTHMDSLCHIFYQGKMYNGFSQQEITAKGAEKLAITNLQKGIFTRGILMDIPALKGVPYLEPKTAIYPEDLEAWEKKAGIKVGPGDAVFIRTGRWARRAAKGPWDVNKDGAAGLHASCARWLKARDVAILGSDAASDVLPSGIEGFSHPIHSLTLIAMGVHIFDNCDLEPLSEATAKRKRWTFLLTAAPIPIKGGTGSPLNPIAMF, encoded by the coding sequence ATGATTCGCAAAATCTTTCACCTCATTTCGCTCGCTGCGCTGATCGCGTGCAGCATTGTCGCCAGCGTCAAATTCGCTGGTTCGGTGGATGCGCAATCCCGCGCCCAACTTTCCCGGTCGGATGTTGACCGGATGATGACGGAACTCTCGAACTGGGGGCGTTGGGGCAAGGACGATCAACTGGGCGCAATCAACCTGATTACGCCTGAAAAACGGAAACAGGCGGGTGCATTGCTCAAAGAAGGCGTTCCCGTATCGTTGGCGCGCGAAACCAACGATACGCGTGAAGCCGACAATCCGGACCCGTATCAACACGTCATGAGGCTGACCGGAGTCAACAATCCAGGCCAGTTCAGCGTGGATACGTTTTCGATTCTGTTTCACGGGTATCAGCACACGCACATGGACTCGCTTTGTCACATCTTTTATCAAGGCAAGATGTACAACGGGTTTTCTCAGCAGGAAATCACGGCCAAAGGCGCGGAAAAACTGGCCATCACGAATTTGCAAAAAGGAATTTTCACGCGCGGCATTTTGATGGACATCCCTGCGCTGAAAGGCGTGCCGTATCTGGAACCCAAAACCGCCATCTATCCCGAAGATCTGGAAGCGTGGGAAAAGAAAGCCGGAATCAAAGTCGGTCCGGGTGATGCAGTGTTCATTCGCACCGGACGCTGGGCGCGCCGCGCCGCCAAAGGCCCCTGGGATGTAAATAAAGACGGAGCCGCAGGTTTGCACGCTTCGTGTGCGCGCTGGTTGAAAGCGCGCGACGTGGCGATTTTGGGCAGCGATGCCGCCAGCGACGTGCTGCCGTCCGGAATCGAAGGATTCTCACACCCGATTCATTCGTTGACCTTGATTGCGATGGGCGTACATATTTTTGACAACTGCGATCTGGAACCGCTCAGCGAAGCCACAGCGAAACGAAAACGCTGGACGTTTTTGCTGACGGCGGCTCCGATTCCAATCAAAGGCGGAACCGGTTCACCGCTCAATCCCATTGCGATGTTTTGA
- a CDS encoding DUF1501 domain-containing protein yields MNPLDELRLMLTRRSFFSRFGLGIGTAALASLLKESGFAQQTGAGKPGLPDVPHFAPKAKRVIYLFQAGGPSQLELFDAKPNLEKFRAQNLPDSIRMGQRLTGMTAHQSSFPTAPSLYKFAQYGNSGATLSELLPNMAKIADDISFIKSMHTEQINHDPAQTFALTGFQLAGRPSLGSWLAYGLGSENRDLPAFVVLVSVGRNGGDQPLYDRLWGSGFLPSQYQGVKFHSGADPVLFLSNPPGISQEVRRKFLDDLAEMNQLNAKEYGDPEIQARIAQYEMAYRMQSSVPELTDLSKESDKAIESYGPDARKPGTFAYNCVLARRLAERGVRFIQLFHRGWDQHGTLPKNIKKQTEDTDQPSAALIQDLKARGMLDDTLVIWGGEFGRTVYSQGKLTPDDYGRDHHPRCFTIWMAGGGVKPGVTIGETDEFSYNIARDPVHVHDLNATILHCLGIDHTRLTFKFQGRYYRLTDVHGEVVKQILA; encoded by the coding sequence ATGAATCCACTCGACGAACTTCGATTGATGCTGACGCGGCGCTCGTTTTTCAGCCGCTTTGGATTGGGAATTGGCACGGCGGCACTGGCTTCGCTGTTGAAGGAAAGCGGGTTTGCGCAACAAACCGGGGCGGGAAAGCCCGGATTACCGGACGTGCCGCACTTCGCGCCAAAAGCCAAGCGCGTGATTTACCTGTTTCAGGCGGGCGGCCCTTCGCAATTGGAATTATTCGACGCCAAACCCAACCTGGAAAAATTTCGTGCGCAAAACCTGCCGGATTCCATTCGCATGGGGCAGCGGTTGACCGGGATGACCGCGCATCAATCCAGCTTCCCGACCGCGCCTTCGCTATACAAATTTGCCCAGTACGGAAACTCCGGCGCGACCTTGAGCGAATTGCTGCCGAACATGGCCAAAATCGCCGACGACATCAGCTTCATCAAATCCATGCACACCGAACAGATCAACCACGATCCGGCGCAGACCTTCGCGTTGACGGGGTTTCAGCTTGCCGGGCGTCCCAGTCTGGGTTCGTGGCTGGCGTATGGGTTGGGCAGTGAAAATCGCGACTTGCCGGCGTTCGTTGTGCTGGTTTCGGTCGGCAGAAATGGCGGCGATCAACCGCTCTATGACCGATTGTGGGGCAGCGGCTTTCTGCCGTCGCAATACCAGGGTGTGAAGTTCCACAGCGGCGCTGATCCGGTTTTGTTTTTGTCGAATCCTCCGGGCATCAGCCAGGAAGTCCGCCGCAAATTTCTGGACGATTTGGCGGAGATGAATCAGCTCAATGCGAAAGAGTATGGCGATCCCGAAATTCAGGCGCGCATCGCGCAATACGAAATGGCCTACCGCATGCAATCGTCCGTGCCCGAACTGACCGACTTGTCGAAAGAATCCGACAAAGCGATTGAAAGTTATGGCCCCGACGCGCGCAAACCTGGCACGTTCGCTTACAACTGTGTGCTGGCGCGGCGATTGGCGGAACGCGGCGTGCGATTCATTCAACTGTTCCATCGTGGCTGGGATCAGCACGGAACCTTGCCGAAAAACATCAAAAAGCAAACAGAAGACACCGATCAACCTTCAGCGGCGTTGATCCAGGATTTGAAAGCACGCGGCATGCTGGATGATACGCTGGTCATCTGGGGCGGCGAATTTGGTCGCACCGTGTATTCGCAAGGCAAATTGACGCCGGACGATTATGGGCGCGACCACCATCCGCGCTGTTTCACGATCTGGATGGCGGGTGGAGGCGTTAAACCCGGCGTGACCATCGGTGAAACGGATGAGTTCAGCTACAACATCGCGCGCGACCCCGTTCACGTTCACGATCTGAACGCGACGATTCTGCACTGTCTGGGCATTGACCACACGCGGCTGACGTTCAAGTTTCAGGGCAGGTATTACCGGTTGACGGACGTTCACGGCGAAGTCGTCAAACAGATTCTGGCTTAA